A stretch of Acidimicrobiales bacterium DNA encodes these proteins:
- a CDS encoding branched-chain amino acid ABC transporter permease, producing the protein MTQFLQASFDGVSLGAQYALIVLGFVVIYRATGIINFAQGGALLLGAYMTYNVANTWGWNFYVAVVISAAVVVVFSVLLQRAMLQRVFREVAGVCLGLIVWASVVYNGGSHTVGVLVGIAAGLLTWQVVGLLERRLGTGGPSELPLFGAIMVTIGVLFVVRQVVASIWGFGELSVNDPWETSTWKVGDVIIQHARVATIVLAMIGLGLFFLVDRYTRIGVAMRATHFDHEAAIAQGIPTKWVFATAFGLAGVAAAFAGTAEASGANLITPNLDLIVFLAFPAMILGGFDSPGGAVAGGVLLGWFQNIVKTYVASPPSWFPADDLTWLGAGFDRVAIFILMIVILMVRPYGLFGTEEVRRV; encoded by the coding sequence GTGACGCAGTTCCTCCAGGCCTCGTTCGACGGGGTGTCGCTCGGTGCGCAGTACGCGCTGATCGTGCTCGGCTTCGTGGTGATCTACCGCGCCACCGGCATCATCAACTTCGCCCAGGGAGGGGCCCTGCTCCTCGGGGCCTACATGACCTACAACGTGGCCAACACATGGGGCTGGAACTTCTACGTGGCGGTCGTCATCTCGGCGGCGGTCGTCGTGGTCTTCTCGGTCCTGCTCCAGCGGGCGATGCTCCAGCGGGTCTTCCGCGAAGTCGCCGGCGTCTGTCTCGGTCTCATCGTGTGGGCATCGGTCGTGTACAACGGTGGGTCCCACACCGTCGGCGTGCTCGTCGGCATCGCGGCCGGGCTGCTCACGTGGCAGGTCGTCGGTCTGCTCGAACGCCGGCTCGGGACCGGAGGGCCATCGGAGCTGCCCCTCTTCGGCGCCATCATGGTCACGATCGGCGTCCTGTTCGTGGTCCGGCAGGTCGTCGCCTCTATCTGGGGGTTCGGCGAGCTCAGCGTGAACGACCCGTGGGAGACCAGCACCTGGAAGGTCGGCGACGTGATCATCCAGCACGCTCGGGTCGCCACCATCGTGCTGGCGATGATCGGTCTCGGTCTGTTCTTCCTGGTCGACCGTTACACGCGGATCGGGGTCGCGATGCGGGCCACCCACTTCGACCACGAGGCTGCGATCGCCCAGGGGATCCCCACCAAGTGGGTGTTCGCCACGGCGTTCGGACTGGCCGGAGTCGCCGCCGCGTTCGCGGGCACCGCCGAAGCGTCGGGGGCCAACCTGATCACCCCCAACCTCGACCTGATCGTCTTCCTCGCGTTCCCGGCGATGATCCTCGGTGGCTTCGATTCGCCGGGCGGTGCCGTCGCCGGTGGCGTGTTGCTCGGGTGGTTCCAGAACATCGTCAAGACCTATGTGGCGAGCCCTCCGTCGTGGTTCCCGGCCGACGACCTGACCTGGTTGGGCGCAGGCTTCGACCGGGTTGCGATCTTCATCCTGATGATCGTCATCTTGATGGTGCGGCCCTACGGCCTGTTCGGCACGGAGGAGGTCCGTCGGGTATGA
- a CDS encoding branched-chain amino acid ABC transporter permease has translation MSDRLSLRRRLFGRANERMIVSYDEDLRLFPTRARKAWLLALVLVWVFIPTLWDTWPFSILSSRGVSLNTLAYAGVFAIAAIGLNLLTGYTGQVSLGHSVFLAAGAYFAAYAGNTWDMPFWQWVVLAPAVGWILGAAVGPFALRLRGNYLVVVTLGLVFIGEHVFRNWESVTGGNTGTSAAAVPLELGPLDVRDLELFGKEFDEEWAFFWLIWLMVALVAWLVKNVVRTRPGRALQAVRDRDIAAEIIGIDVGITGYKTQAFAWSAAIAALAGALFAPLQLFISPGDFGLLVSIQFIAMIILGGMGTIYGSIIGALILTAMPRFIEGGIPVVDTIFPDGLPGVAVKNSDPGLVTTSSLNVIVYGFLIALFLLVEQRGLAGIWHRIRNYFSSWPFSY, from the coding sequence ATGAGCGATCGCCTTTCCCTTCGCCGGCGTCTTTTCGGCCGGGCCAACGAGCGGATGATCGTCTCCTACGACGAGGACCTCCGTCTGTTTCCCACTCGGGCCCGAAAGGCGTGGCTGCTCGCGCTCGTGTTGGTGTGGGTGTTCATCCCGACGTTGTGGGACACGTGGCCCTTCTCGATCCTCAGCAGCCGAGGCGTCAGTCTCAACACGCTGGCCTACGCGGGCGTCTTCGCGATCGCGGCCATCGGGCTCAACCTGCTCACCGGCTACACCGGCCAGGTGTCCCTCGGCCACTCGGTGTTCCTGGCCGCCGGCGCCTACTTCGCCGCCTACGCCGGCAACACCTGGGACATGCCGTTCTGGCAGTGGGTCGTGCTCGCTCCGGCCGTCGGATGGATCCTCGGCGCCGCCGTCGGTCCCTTCGCCCTCCGGTTGCGGGGAAACTATCTGGTCGTCGTCACCCTCGGGCTCGTGTTCATCGGTGAGCACGTGTTCCGCAACTGGGAGAGCGTGACCGGGGGCAATACCGGCACCTCGGCCGCGGCGGTGCCGCTCGAGCTCGGTCCTCTGGACGTGCGCGACCTCGAGCTGTTCGGCAAGGAGTTCGACGAGGAATGGGCCTTCTTCTGGCTGATCTGGCTGATGGTTGCCCTCGTCGCGTGGCTCGTGAAGAACGTCGTGCGCACCCGGCCCGGGCGGGCGCTCCAAGCGGTGCGTGACCGCGACATCGCGGCCGAGATCATCGGCATCGACGTCGGCATCACCGGGTACAAGACCCAGGCCTTCGCGTGGTCGGCCGCGATCGCCGCGTTGGCCGGCGCGCTGTTCGCCCCGCTCCAGCTCTTCATCAGTCCCGGCGACTTCGGGTTGCTCGTGTCGATCCAGTTCATCGCCATGATCATCCTCGGCGGCATGGGCACGATCTACGGGTCCATCATCGGCGCCCTCATCCTCACCGCGATGCCTCGCTTCATCGAAGGCGGCATCCCTGTGGTCGACACGATCTTCCCCGACGGGCTGCCCGGGGTCGCGGTCAAGAACTCGGACCCAGGACTCGTCACCACGTCGTCGTTGAACGTGATCGTCTACGGTTTCCTCATCGCGCTCTTCCTCCTGGTCGAGCAACGCGGACTGGCCGGCATCTGGCACCGCATTCGCAACTACTTCTCGTCCTGGCCGTTCTCCTACTGA